A window of the Thermodesulfobacteriota bacterium genome harbors these coding sequences:
- the gspG gene encoding type II secretion system major pseudopilin GspG, with protein MKNHIFHELKTNHGFTLIELMVVIVILGILVSFIAPRLMGRPDEAKQVKARVQMESLETAIKLYKLDNGIYPSTEQGLQALVDEPQTGNLPKKWRKGGYLEKGKVPKDPWGNEFVYLSPGVHGDYDIISYGADGVSGGEEFNKDINSWEIEE; from the coding sequence ATGAAAAACCATATTTTTCATGAACTTAAAACAAACCATGGATTTACGCTGATTGAACTGATGGTAGTGATTGTGATTCTGGGAATCTTGGTTAGTTTTATTGCGCCCAGGTTAATGGGCAGGCCGGATGAGGCCAAACAGGTAAAGGCAAGGGTTCAGATGGAAAGCCTGGAAACAGCTATAAAGCTATATAAACTGGACAACGGCATCTATCCATCCACCGAACAGGGATTGCAGGCGCTGGTTGACGAGCCCCAGACCGGGAATTTGCCCAAAAAGTGGCGCAAAGGGGGCTATCTTGAAAAAGGAAAGGTTCCCAAAGATCCTTGGGGAAACGAATTTGTATACCTTTCGCCGGGAGTTCACGGAGATTATGACATTATTTCCTACGGCGCAGACGGCGTATCCGGAGGCGAGGAGTTTAATAAGGATATCAACAGCTGGGAGATAGAAGAATAG